One genomic segment of Euwallacea fornicatus isolate EFF26 chromosome 18, ASM4011564v1, whole genome shotgun sequence includes these proteins:
- the LOC136345179 gene encoding uncharacterized protein: protein MNGLDIVLCVLVCARFVSVQLKAIDAVEEISKQQNKISSEDSLHTDQQSSVQISTVINFEQDPRRIPKSVLRTKRQESNSTAPDDDEPFFDEIPSTTQQPPVTSKTRISIDLGDTPTSSDEDSSSFKPPFRIFNIINPGKIFNTGVVAARKTAQNAVEFASKQVVTVSEAMRNIASDIGRKLNFRSTICRVLLGEPGCKFEFNR from the exons ATGAACGGGTTGGACATTGTCTTGTGTGTGCTGGTTTGTGCTCGGTTTGTATCTGTGCAACTAAAAGCTATAG ATGCTGTTGAGGAGATTTCTAAGCAGCAAAATAAGATCTCTTCTGAGGATTCCCTGCACACCGACCAGCAATCTTCAGTTCAAATTAGCACCGTCATAAATTTCGAGCAAGACCCTCGCAGAATCCCTAAATCAGTTCTCCGCACTAAAAGACAAGAATCTAACAGCACCGCTCCTGATGATGACGAGCCCTTTTTTGACGAAATACCAAGCACCACTCAACAGCCCCCTGTTACGTCAAAAACTAGGATTTCAATAGATCTGGGAGATACTCCCACTTCGAGTGACGAAGATTCTTCGAGTTTCAAGCCCCCTTTCCGTATCTTTAACATCATAAATCCGGGCAAGATTTTCAACACTGGGGTTGTGGCAGCTAGGAAAACTGCCCAGAATGCCGTTGAATTCGCCTCGAAGCAGGTAGTAACTGTGAGTGAGGCCATGAGGAACATTGCCTCTGATATTGGTCGCAAACTTAACTTTAGATCCACGATTTGTAGGGTGCTGTTGGGTGAGCCGGGATGTAAATTTGAGTTTAATAGGTAA
- the galene gene encoding potassium channel subfamily K member 18 isoform X2, producing the protein MSRYRSDPESLDIEKPNACANFLHYSWKTITCIFSHVTLISMVVSYCYLGAVTFEALEVNHEIEVKNSIRHIRDNTTFYLWNFTQEMEALKEDNFLPIAEIYLKDFENSLLISMAKDGWDGEEDPNKIQWTMAGALFYSIVVITTIGYGHITPKTNWGKVVTIFYAILGIPLMLLCLSNIGDIMATSFRFLYWRVCCFVCQKKPKKRQRGKSFRNATKNDSRITRSRSATSFRRSVRTSAKSADSGYGLSDVGPSYHSDTELRYPDESNRAAHLLTRGASLPSRPNRYSETNSKGHRNQNRHKEEATGKQKIESNHKGNKELALDPMLLADTPILCNKYVVGKQDALSNHVPARRARSMPKSPNLLELPRAYSPDSSSDKEDSYEPIKTRQKIKPRKSRSPIPHSSPKMMTPLGYGQRTKYLDDPDSDEADEYGTYYESSGKDKPKPVPIWLCVLLVLSYILAGAYLFKSWEGWDYLDAAYFCFITLTTIGFGDLVPAKGVTQDKDYATISIALCSLYLLFGISLLAMSFNLVQEEVISNVKSIARTLGIIKSESDDSEEED; encoded by the exons ATGTCTCGGTACCGTTCAGATCCTGAGTCTCTAGATATAGAGAAACCCAATGCCTGTGCCAACTTCCTACATTACAGCTGGAAAACCATCACCTGCATATTCTCGCATGTGACCCTAATTTCCATGGTCGTTTCCTATTGCTATTTGGGAGCCGTTACGTTCGAGGCTTTAGAGGTGAACCATGAAATTGAG gtgaaaaattcaatacgtCATATTCGAGACAACACCACTTTTTACTTGTGGAACTTCACCCAAGAAATGGAAGCTTTGAAAGAGGATAATTTCCTGCCCATTGCCGAAATATACCTGAAGGACTTCGAGAACTCGTTGCTGATATCCATGGCGAAAGACGGGTGGGACGGGGAGGAGGATCCCAACAAGATACAATGGACTATGGCCGGGGCTTTATTTTATTCCATTGTAGTCATTACTACCATAG GCTACGGTCACATAACTCCCAAAACCAATTGGGGCAAGGTGGTGACGATCTTCTACGCCATTCTGGGAATCCCCTTAATGCTCCTCTGTCTGTCCAACATCGGAGACATAATGGCGACTTCGTTTCGGTTCCTTTACTGGAGGGTCTGTTGCTTCGTCTGCCAAAAGAAGCCGAAAAAGCGGCAACGAGGCAAGTCTTTTAGAAACGCCACTAAAAACGA CTCTAGGATCACCAGATCCAGGTCAGCAACGTCTTTCCGTCGATCCGTACGCACCTCGGCGAAGTCGGCAGATAGCGGTTACGGCTTATCCGACGTGGGGCCCAGCTACCACTCAGATACGGAGCTGCG CTACCCGGACGAATCCAACAGAGCAGCCCACCTTTTGACCAGAGGGGCAAGTTTGCCGAGTAGGCCCAACAGGTATTCTGAGACCAATTCCAAGGGGCATCGCAATCAGAATAGGCACAAGGAAGAGGCCACTGGGAAGCAGAAAATCGAGTCGAACCACAAAGGCAATAAGGAATTGGCTCTGGATCCGATGCTGCTAGCTGACACTCCCATTCTGTGCAACAAATACGTGGTTGGAAAGCAGGACGCTCTGAGCAACCATGTTCCAG CTAGAAGAGCCCGATCCATGCCTAAATCCCCGAATTTACTGGAACTCCCCCGCGCCTATTCCCCAGACTCGTCATCAGACAAGGAAGACTCCTACGAGCCAATTAAAACGAGACAGAAGATTAAACCCAGGAAATCCAGGTCACCCATAC CACACTCGAGCCCCAAAATGATGACCCCCTTGGGGTACGGGCAACGCACCAAGTACCTGGACGATCCGGATTCTGACGAAGCAGACGAATACGGCACCTACTATGAGTCAAGCGGTAAGGACAAGCCCAAACCGGTGCCCATATGGTTGTGCGTGCTCCTTGTGCTCAGCTACATTTTAG CCGGCGCctatttgtttaaatcctgGGAAGGCTGGGACTACTTGGATGCCGCATATTTCTGCTTCATCACTTTGACTACCATCGGTTTTGGAGACTTGGTTCCCGCCAAAGGAGTTACTCAGGACAA GGATTACGCAACGATAAGCATAGCTCTGTGCTCTTTATATCTTCTCTTTGGCATCTCTCTTCTGGCCATGAGCTTCAATTTGGTGCAAGAAGAGGTGATCTCCAATGTCAAGAGCATCGCCAGAACTCTAGGGATTATAAAATCGGAGTCCGACGACTCCGAGGAGGAAGACTAG
- the galene gene encoding potassium channel subfamily K member 18 isoform X1, with amino-acid sequence MSRYRSDPESLDIEKPNACANFLHYSWKTITCIFSHVTLISMVVSYCYLGAVTFEALEVNHEIEVKNSIRHIRDNTTFYLWNFTQEMEALKEDNFLPIAEIYLKDFENSLLISMAKDGWDGEEDPNKIQWTMAGALFYSIVVITTIGYGHITPKTNWGKVVTIFYAILGIPLMLLCLSNIGDIMATSFRFLYWRVCCFVCQKKPKKRQRGKSFRNATKNDSRITRSRSATSFRRSVRTSAKSADSGYGLSDVGPSYHSDTELRYPDESNRAAHLLTRGASLPSRPNRYSETNSKGHRNQNRHKEEATGKQKIESNHKGNKELALDPMLLADTPILCNKYVVGKQDALSNHVPGITLRKIYSEDYAYSARRARSMPKSPNLLELPRAYSPDSSSDKEDSYEPIKTRQKIKPRKSRSPIPHSSPKMMTPLGYGQRTKYLDDPDSDEADEYGTYYESSGKDKPKPVPIWLCVLLVLSYILAGAYLFKSWEGWDYLDAAYFCFITLTTIGFGDLVPAKGVTQDKDYATISIALCSLYLLFGISLLAMSFNLVQEEVISNVKSIARTLGIIKSESDDSEEED; translated from the exons ATGTCTCGGTACCGTTCAGATCCTGAGTCTCTAGATATAGAGAAACCCAATGCCTGTGCCAACTTCCTACATTACAGCTGGAAAACCATCACCTGCATATTCTCGCATGTGACCCTAATTTCCATGGTCGTTTCCTATTGCTATTTGGGAGCCGTTACGTTCGAGGCTTTAGAGGTGAACCATGAAATTGAG gtgaaaaattcaatacgtCATATTCGAGACAACACCACTTTTTACTTGTGGAACTTCACCCAAGAAATGGAAGCTTTGAAAGAGGATAATTTCCTGCCCATTGCCGAAATATACCTGAAGGACTTCGAGAACTCGTTGCTGATATCCATGGCGAAAGACGGGTGGGACGGGGAGGAGGATCCCAACAAGATACAATGGACTATGGCCGGGGCTTTATTTTATTCCATTGTAGTCATTACTACCATAG GCTACGGTCACATAACTCCCAAAACCAATTGGGGCAAGGTGGTGACGATCTTCTACGCCATTCTGGGAATCCCCTTAATGCTCCTCTGTCTGTCCAACATCGGAGACATAATGGCGACTTCGTTTCGGTTCCTTTACTGGAGGGTCTGTTGCTTCGTCTGCCAAAAGAAGCCGAAAAAGCGGCAACGAGGCAAGTCTTTTAGAAACGCCACTAAAAACGA CTCTAGGATCACCAGATCCAGGTCAGCAACGTCTTTCCGTCGATCCGTACGCACCTCGGCGAAGTCGGCAGATAGCGGTTACGGCTTATCCGACGTGGGGCCCAGCTACCACTCAGATACGGAGCTGCG CTACCCGGACGAATCCAACAGAGCAGCCCACCTTTTGACCAGAGGGGCAAGTTTGCCGAGTAGGCCCAACAGGTATTCTGAGACCAATTCCAAGGGGCATCGCAATCAGAATAGGCACAAGGAAGAGGCCACTGGGAAGCAGAAAATCGAGTCGAACCACAAAGGCAATAAGGAATTGGCTCTGGATCCGATGCTGCTAGCTGACACTCCCATTCTGTGCAACAAATACGTGGTTGGAAAGCAGGACGCTCTGAGCAACCATGTTCCAG GTATCAccttaagaaaaatttactcTGAGGATTATGCGTATTCAG CTAGAAGAGCCCGATCCATGCCTAAATCCCCGAATTTACTGGAACTCCCCCGCGCCTATTCCCCAGACTCGTCATCAGACAAGGAAGACTCCTACGAGCCAATTAAAACGAGACAGAAGATTAAACCCAGGAAATCCAGGTCACCCATAC CACACTCGAGCCCCAAAATGATGACCCCCTTGGGGTACGGGCAACGCACCAAGTACCTGGACGATCCGGATTCTGACGAAGCAGACGAATACGGCACCTACTATGAGTCAAGCGGTAAGGACAAGCCCAAACCGGTGCCCATATGGTTGTGCGTGCTCCTTGTGCTCAGCTACATTTTAG CCGGCGCctatttgtttaaatcctgGGAAGGCTGGGACTACTTGGATGCCGCATATTTCTGCTTCATCACTTTGACTACCATCGGTTTTGGAGACTTGGTTCCCGCCAAAGGAGTTACTCAGGACAA GGATTACGCAACGATAAGCATAGCTCTGTGCTCTTTATATCTTCTCTTTGGCATCTCTCTTCTGGCCATGAGCTTCAATTTGGTGCAAGAAGAGGTGATCTCCAATGTCAAGAGCATCGCCAGAACTCTAGGGATTATAAAATCGGAGTCCGACGACTCCGAGGAGGAAGACTAG
- the LOC136345177 gene encoding uncharacterized protein, whose protein sequence is MAFRCVLLAVTLGACVADRDDKKWVWNQSGRGGSERSFTNPTNSRYNVFEEVDEYQPQGGNNLFNSAQNLALANQRPPLPPPGAGLGFLPQERPGGLYGGAAPFKPSYGGLGPYRPEASAPLTGPVPSWVQEGPIKNFDKCKCAEKFNCNSPGISYGHCDVGKQYCCYSSKKDFGGPVPARPVHSLENGVLVGPGGPIDPLPGGINNFGARPNKQVGLYGAGRPTRFGPAGGIRGQNEYSPDNGILVGPGGPLDGFGLGRTANVKP, encoded by the exons ATGGCTTTCAGATGTG TGCTGTTAGCAGTAACCTTAGGCGCATGCGTCGCAGACAGGGACGACAAGAAATGGGTGTGGAACCAAAGCGGCCGCGGCGGGAGTGAGAGGAGCTTCACAAATCC CACGAACTCGCGGTACAACGTCTTCGAAGAGGTAGACGAGTACCAACCCCAAGGGGGGAATAACCTTTTCAACTCCGCCCAAAATTTGGCTTTAGCCAATCAGAGACCACCCCTGCCACCTCCAGGGGCAGGACTGGGGTTCCTGCCTCAAGAACG CCCCGGGGGGTTATATGGAGGAGCCGCCCCTTTTAAACCCTCCTACGGAGGCCTCGGTCCCTACCGGCCCGAAGCGTCAGCCCCCTTGACGGGCCCAGTGCCCAGCTGGGTTCAAGAGGGCCCCATCAAGAACTTCGACAAGTGCAAGTGCGCGGAGAAGTTCAATTGCAATTCTCCTGGTATTTCCTAT GGTCATTGCGACGTTGGTAAGCAATACTGTTGTTATTCCTCCAAGAAGGATTTCGGAGGGCCCGTGCCCGCTAGGCCTGTGCATTCCTTGGAAAATGGGGTCCTGGTCGGTCCTGGTGGTCCCATCGACCCTCTTCCCGGGGGAATTAACAACTTTGGGGCTAGGCCCAACAAACAGGTGGGGTTGTATGGCGCAGGGAGGCCTACGAGATTCGGACCCGCCGGAGGGATTAGAG GTCAAAATGAGTATTCACCCGATAACGGGATTTTGGTCGGTCCCGGAGGTCCCTTGGACGGTTTTGGATTAGGGAGGACCGCTAATGTCAAGCCCTAA